The sequence TTAAAGCGCTTGAGAGTGATAGAATAGTCTTGGCCATTCGTAAAATAGTCACCAATAAGTTTTTTGTTGTCGTAGACTTCGATTTTGTCGCCAATAAACTTAAGCGTCATCAATATATCTGCAACATATGAAACATTGAGCTTATGAAGATCTAGTCTATATATTTTGACATCGCCTTGCTGTTCGATAAAATTCACAGAGTATTCGTTTTCCACTCCGTTAACATTATAGGTCTCCAAATACCGAATGCCACTAGCGTTGTAATAAGCGTATTGACCAAAGGGATTTTTACTTTCGATGCATAGCTGATTGCTCCGGCTATAGAGAATGTCTTCGCTGATATATAGCATATTGTTAAACTTCCAAGCATATAGCGCTTCTGCCGAATTGAGCGTCGTGATTTTGGCTGTTCCTTCCATATTATATATAGGCTCATCATCTGCATAGAAGAAGTATCGGTTACCAATCTTAGTTAAAAATTGGGCATTGGTGCTTATTAGCCTGGCATCGCCAAGAGGTAAATTGAACGGAATTATCTTCATCTCATGGTTCATAACTCGTATTGGTGGAATTACTATTTCCTTATCATTAACATGAATGGTAAATTCTTCTATATGCATTGGCATGTTGCGCTTTCGAACATGGTTGTTGATAAATAAAAATCCGGCTCCACTGGTTTTGTCATATCTAACGCAATACCTAAGTGATTCAGTATCGGTGTTGACCGTTGCGTTATCATCTGGAAAAGTGGGTACCGACATTGCCAAAAATTCTCCCAGCTCATTAATCATCAGATGCCTTTTCTTGAGTGCGTGATAACTGTGTCGTAACATGTTGTCTTCGCCGATGGGTGCGCCAAAGTCGTAACTTTTTGTAGGATAAGTGTTTGACATAACGCCTTTTCGAGCGACGCTGTTTGTAAATGATAAATTGCCAGTAGGATGCGTCCCACCATGAAATATATAATATCCCAACATATTTGCACCGCGCCCTAGCATGCAAACGGAAAGAGCTTCGGTATCATCTGGCTCACACAAAATTCTACGATGCAATGATGGTTGCATGCCTCCTCCCAACTCCGCAGTTAAATATGGCGTGGGGATCAGCTTTGCATACTCAGAACGCAACCAAGCTTGGGTCTCTGACGTGTTGGTTGTATATATATCCGAATTTCGCTCATCTGCAAACAAAAATCTCGAAAGTGGATCTAGCTCTACCAACAAAGGGCTCCAAGGCGCATCGCAATACGCGCCAAACACCGGCAAGGCATCTTGCTCATGAAATAGCGCACCGTTCCAAGCTGTATAAAAATAAAACGGAACTTTATATCCAATATTTACCAGAGTTTGCTTGAGATTTTTCATATAAGAAACCCCGTTTTCGAGATTGTGAGCGCGGTGAATTGAGTATTCATTATCTAGCTGGATACCTATAATGCTGCCACCATCGACCCAAAATTCATTCTTAATCTGCTTATAAAATTCTTCGAAATATAGCCTAACTCGTTTCATAAACTCTGGGCTGTCGCCATGAATTTTGCCATGAACATCTGGCAGATCCAAAACCCAGTCCGGAAACCCTCCATTGCGACACTCACCCGTAATCCAAGGCCCCATTCGCAATATCAGCTTAAGCCCAAACCTGGTACATAGCTCGGCAAACTTTCGAATATCGCAATTGTCATCAAATTTGTATACGTCCTTTTCTTCTTCATGATGAATCCAAAATACATACGAACTAATTATTTCGACGCCACAAGCTCGTATTTTGCGTAATTCTTTGTCCCAATCAGTTTTGCTAAACCTAGAATATTGAAACTCTCCAGAAATGGGCAGCCAGGGTTTGCCGTCCTTTGTCATGCATTGGCTGTTAATCCCCAGTGTCTCACCATAAATGGATGTTCCCGAAAATGGAAGCGGCTGTATCTCGTTTGTATTGTCTTCGATATAAATATGTCTCATAGATCCCTCCAATTATATATTCAAAATTAGATTAAATGTTATTGTGGAGCGCGGAAAATCCAGTAGCAGGCTTGGCACCAACAACCAAATTCGGCGTCGCATTCAAACTCATATTAGAGCGGACTCCGGCAATATAGCTATAATAAGCAGCAGAGCCCACCATTGCAGCGTTATCAGTACATAGCGAAAGGCTTGGATAGTATAGATTGATATTGTTAGCAGTAGCCTGTGAGCGCATATTGGAGCGCAACGAAGAATTGGCGGCAACTCCTCCAGCTAATACTATTGTTTTTATATTATTTGCAATTGCGTATTTTATAGTTTTGTGAGTTAGGATATCGACTACACTTTTTTGAAAGCTGGCAGCGACGTTGGCGGCGTTGATCTCATGCTCCTTCATCTTTTCGCCGTTTACATAATTTAATACTGCAGATTTAATTCCGCTAAAACTAAAATCGTATCCATCGTTTAGCATTGCCTTAGGAAATTTGATACTATCGGCATCTCCCGTGGCGGCAAGGCGATCTATTTTTGGACCCCCAGGGTATTGCAATCCCAATGTGCGGGCAACTTTGTCATATGCCTCTCCAACAGCATCATCTTTGGTTTTGCCAACAATCTCAAATGTTGTATAAGTTTTAACGTTTATGAGGTGTGTATGTCCACCAGATACTACAAGACATAAGAAAGGCGGCTTGAGGTCGTGGTGCTCCAAATAATTTGCGGCAATATGCCCCTCGATATGGTGAACTCCAACGAGTGGTTTTTGAGTAGCAAAAGCGAGTCCTTTGGCAAATGCTACCCCAACTAATAATGCTCCCACAAGACCAGGACCGTACGTTACCGCTATTGCATCGATGGTCTCTAGGCTGGCATGGTTTAATGCTTCTTGCACACAGGCGTTAATCTTTTCTATGTGCATCCTGGAGGCTATTTCGGGAACAACACCTCCAAAAATTTTATGTTTTTCTATTTGCGAGTCAATTACATTTGCAATAGTTTCGCGTCCATTTTTTACTATTGAAACCGCGGTTTCGTCACACGAAGTTTCAATTGCTAATATTTGCATTACAAAATTCCTTTCTTACGCTTGGTTTTCTAAAGTATCGGATCCTAACGCATCGGAGGCGCTAAATTGTTCTACTCCTACATCTTTAAAACTAAAAATTTTCCATTGATCGTTTTCTTTTACTACATAATATTCGCGTGTGATTTTAAAATTAGTCATAGTGTGTGTCATAATGATAGTCATTTCGTCGGTATTTTCAAGATATTCTACTCTCGCAATAGAAGATTGGAGCAAAAAATTAGCCTGTTCACGTTGGTTCTCGACATCGGCAACTAAGTTGATCACCTGCTTATTGGCATCGTTTAACAACAAAAGCTCGGATGAGTATAGCGTACGCATCATTTCTACGAGCGCAACAATGTCTTCGGTGTCTGCATGCTCCGAATATGCTAGCTGCAGCAAATCGCTGTAACTCGTAACAACATCCTCTGGCGTGCTAGGATAACCCGCTTCCATTTGAGTTGTGAAATCAACAAGGTTTTGGTCAAAGTTTTTTTGCGCAATGTTAGTCAGGTTGTTTGTGGTAGGTAAGTTTTTTGTATATATAAAGTAGGAAGCAATTACGGTGACTCCTATAACAATACCTATAAATTTTCTCATAGCTAAATTCCCCCTAATTCTCTGTTTGGATTAATCTTCATAAGTTAGAGTACATGTTTTTCTATCTACACCTAATTGAGTATGTTCAAAGATGGCTGTTGCCGGCGCAACGTTTAGCGACGATGTAGGAACTGCTGGACTATAATGCGTAAGCCAAAGATTTTTTACTCGCGCCTCCTTTGCCATTTGGGCAGCTTCTACTCCTAGCATATGCTTATATTTTTTTACCTGTTCCAAATCCGGATAATCCATATACATACTCTCACATACGAATAAATCAGATTCGGCAACAGCGCTAACAATTTTGTCGCTCGGTCTGCTATCAGTAACATAGCTTACCTTAAACCCTTTTCGAGGTGGCCCAAGAACCATATCAGGTGTATATGTTTTTCCATCCATTTGAACGCTTTCGCCAAGTTGGAGATACCGCCAAGCTGGTTGTGGAACTTTATTAAACTCCGCTTTGTCTAGCATAAATTTTGCAGGGCGCTTGATTTCTATGCTATACCCAAGGCAAGGAATTTTGTGGTTAAGCGGAATAGTGGTAATAAAGAACTCTCCTATTTCTATTGTATTGGTTGCTATTTCAGTTTCTAATATTTTAAGTTTAAACGGCAAATCGGTGCATATTATTAATAGCCCATTTAAAATTCGATGAAGCCCCGGCGGCCCTATAATGGTAAGTGGCTCGGTGCGAACAGAGTTTGCCATGGCCATTATGACTCCTGCTATGCCGTTTATGTGATCTCCGTGATAATGTGTAATGCATATAATATCTATCGATTTAAATCCCCACCCTACTATTTTCATTGTAACTTGAGTACCTTCGCCGCAATCAATTAGTACTTTTTTTCCTCCGTATCTAATTAATAGCGCTGTCAAGTACCTATCTGGCAACGGAGCCATACCGCTCGTACCCAGTAAACATATATCTAACATTATTTTATCCTTTCATAAAAAAAATTATCTCAGTATATTATATACCTTATATGTTTCTGTTTGGCAAGGCTCTGCGAAAAATAAGATGGGGCATTACAAAAATTTTATCGATTCATTAAAGCAAGAAGTCTATCAATAACGGCGGCGAGCTCCACTCGGCTAACAATTTCTAACGGGCGCAAGTCTCCCTCTTTTGACCCAACCAAAATGCGGTTATAAACTACAACTCCCACAGGCCAGGTCAAATCTTTGGATACGTGCCAGCCGTCTCTAAATACATTTAAATTAGTCGCCATATTATAGCCGATGCCTCTGTAGCGCATGTAATTGTATATGATCATGGCCAACTCTTCTCTAGTAACGGCCTGGTATGGACGAAAAGTACGATCATCAAATCCGGTATATACATAAGTATTTCTGGCCCAGTTGCTAGCATCTGCAAACCAGTCGTCGCTATCTACATCGGTGTATAGATTAAATAAAGCGCTATCATATTGGCTACTGGAGCCATCGATTTTATACAGTATATCGATAATAGTTGCCCTGGCGGCAGGGTCGTTTGGCTTAAATAGTGTTGCAGTAGCTCCGCTCATCAGCCCTTGCGCATATAAGGATAATATAGAGTCGTATCCCCAATATGTGGGAATAATATCGACAAACGGATTTTTGATAGGGGTAGGCGGCTTGTATGCCTGATTAAAACCATCGTCCGCACGATCTTCGGCATCGTTTTCTCGTTTGTCTAGCTCTCGCTGCCTATCTAATAGTAAATCGTTAAGGCGTACGTTTTGTTCTGTTACCATAAATTCGCCAAGAGCTTTGACGTCTAGCTTAATGGTTTCGTCGTCTTCGTCATACTGAATGCCCAATTCACTATATTTGCCGTTGTCCGTAACTTCATATAGATACACATCGCTGGGTTCGTCTCCCTCCATATCATAAGGAAGTAACAGCTCCATTACGCCTTCGATTTCATCAAGTTCTGTGCCATCAACAGCCACCACAATAGACCAATACGGAAACTTATCAATCGTTTCGTCTTGATCATCGGTCAGTCTGGAATCTGTATCAATGGTGATCTCGATGCTTTTGCCTTCTGGAATTATAATATTTTCTGCCGAGGACTCGTCGTCTTCGTCTAGAACTTCATCAACAGCCTCGTTTAAGATAGAGCGCAACGCATTGGTGGAAAATTCTATAGTTCCAGCCTTTGTAACAACTGTCAAAATTGCTCTGTCGCTTAATAGTAATGTATTCAAAACTCCGCCATGAAGTTCAAGGGAAGCAAAGTCTTTTTTGCCACCAACGTCTAATCGCAATTCGGGAATGGTATTTCGCCTAATGGATTCTTTAACCAAAAAGTCGATAGCACGCATCATGTATTCGTTATCAAACTTGGTTAGTTCTAATGTAGTTCGCAGTCCAAAAGTATATGGATCAAATCCTTTATCATCGGGATCGGGATCGGGCTCGGGATCAACTGTGTCGGGTTTGGGAATCACAACAATAATCTCATCTGTAGTGTTAAAATACGTGGATACAGCAGTAAATCTCAGCTCACCATCTGCTTCGGTGGTAGCCTTTTTAAAACTTGCTGCCAATGGATAGATCTTATCAATAACATACTCGTTTGTTGGCATGCCATTTACTGTCAAAAAGTTTTCGTAGTTTAAGATGTTCTCAATAGCATTGCTACCAAATTGGATGCCGTCCTCATAAAATGACGCGCTATCGTTTTCAACACTCCACTCGCCGGTAATAGAACTGTTTAGTCCCCAGTCTTCTGTATTTAGCGTTTCTGCTAAATTATCAAATTGCTCAAGATCCCCCACTTTTAAATGTATCTCAATAGTGGCAGTTTCAGGAAATGTTGTTGTATAAACGGTATTATTAATAGGATCTGCAAGCGAAACCGTAAGATGGAATTCGAGGAATCCATAATCCGGATCAGCCTGAGGCGCATCGTAGTCGAGAGGTGTAACGTCAAATTCCACATCCTCGGCCATTACACGCATGTCGCCAATCAGCTCATCAGATAACATAATTTTCGCCTTAAGCATTTGCTCGATTCCAGTTGCGATTTCTTCTTCGGTATCGCGATCAAATATAATAACGTTATCATCAGACAGAACTTCGTATTGTACTGGTGCGGAGGGATTGAGAGGGTCTTCTATTGCAGGAGGCTTGACTAGTTCGGTGACTACATTAAAAACTTCTTGATACTCGGGTGCCAAATTGATTGGAATGGTGAGCGTTTCGGCCTTTGAAAAATATGTTGATACTATAATTACGTCTATAAAACCATCCGATGACGCAGTGGCTGGAGTATAAGTTTTTGCAATGGGTATAATTTGGTCTATAATCTTAACGACGTCCACAACTTCGGGCTTTGCGTCAGGATCATCGGGGTCAACTTCTTCAAATATGATTTCGTTTATATCGCCCAGTAGTCGTTGATATTTGTTATCTAAATATTCGTGAGAGCTCGAATAAAACCCTTCAATGTCATTAAACACACTCCAAGATTCTGTGTTTATTATATTTAATCCCCAAGCATTGTGAGAATTTTTGAGAGTCTCTACTGCTGCAGTGTGAAGCGGAGTCTCCAAAGTTACTGTATATACAGGTACGGCAAATTTTTCCAACAATACCGTGGTGATTTCGCCAGAAACTGGATCGGTAAGAGTTAATGTAACATCAAAAAAAGTCAGCTTGCTTGCAATGTCGCCAGAATCAAATCGAGATATAGTAGGGTTATAGTTGATAGCGGTACTTGGCGTGGCGGTAGTGTTTTCTACAAACTCAAAGTTGATGTATTCTGCTAAAGCTCTCTGGTTTCCGGTAGTAGCGTTAAGTAACCCTGCCTTAGACAAAACGGCTAAATCGAGTGCGACATCAGAAGGCATTCGGGTATCGGAAATCTGGTAGTCTTTTAACATTGTATCACTCATCAACATTTCTATCGCAAGATTTAAAACATCATTATAATCTCCAACAGGATCTGGCTTTTCAATTATGACACGAATTTGTTCTATCTGGTTAAGGTGAGCAGATGTAAAAATAAAATCCATAGTACCTGCTATATCGCCTGTTGCGGGTATATACGAGCTTTTTAGAGGATGCAACTCAAAGTCCATGTTCAATGCTGCAACATCAATAAAGGCTGCTAGCTGAGTTGCAGCAAACTCGGTACCTCCAGAATAAAAGTCTTCGTTGGTTAATGGCTCACCAGTAGTTGCCCATGAATCTACAATGGCTTTGTTGAGCCCCCAATCGCTGGATTTAGTGGCATCGGGTTTTAGTTCGGCCAAAACTCTATTGTATTCTGTTCTAACGGTGGCAGTTTCGGGAATGTTGGGTGCAACAACTGGAGGAATCGAGGCTATCTGTAGTCTGTCTGTTTTGGCCTCGTCTACTCTGCCGTCTGGATCGACCAATTTTAAATTTAATGTAAACTCAAATGCGTCTGTTGTGGTTGTATCGTCGCCCTCTTCTATAATCTCGCTGGCATCAACTTGGATATATTCGATAATTTCGCGTTCTAAGGCCACAACTGCCGGGTCGGTCTTGTTTAAGACGTTTTCCAAAAGCATTAGTTTGGTCAGATCTTCTATTGCCGTAAAAGCATCCGTAGAATCATTTAGAAATGCATAATCCAAAAATGCAGAGCCGCTACCAAGCAAGGTGACTACTTCATCGAATACATCCTGATACTCTTCAAGCAACGGTGGCTTAAGTATCGGCGCTTCGATCACTTCAACAAGCCCGATTCCTTCTGCAACAATGCTAAATGCAATACGTCCATCCAAACCATATTGTACTGGTCGATAGGAAAATGCATCTGGTAAGATTCGATCTATAACTAAATCATCTGCAGTAGGATCTGGAGCAGGGTCTGGTGCAGGGTCTGGTGCAGGATTTCCGCCTTCGGTACCATCTCGAAGCGTTTGAGCATACGCTAAAGTTTTGGTATAAAAATCGGTAATCGTATCTTCTGTCGCAATCCAATCGGCGGTTGATTCCATATTTAGATTCCATTTAAAATCAGGATTTTTGAGTTTATCAACCAATGCCTGAAACTCGGCTCGTTCCGCATCGGCAATTGGATCGTTGGCATATATAGGAATTTGTAGTTCGATTAGCTGAGTGGAGCTAGTATCTCGAACATTTGATGGAGCTGCAATAACGATCGTGCATGTGGCAAATCCAACAGGCAAAATTTCGCCAGCC is a genomic window of Candidatus Epulonipiscium viviparus containing:
- a CDS encoding S-layer homology domain-containing protein, which translates into the protein MKRHIALLLAALCVVNVPAVSPIVHTNVMALGYTSVLQKATIHLSDGSALDKYKIHDKDITGSDGSIDMPKIAELVAKVARAEVLNALTDAERFVAEEFRFSATTSSYAINTATPEAGEILPVGFATCTIVIAAPSNVRDTSSTQLIELQIPIYANDPIADAERAEFQALVDKLKNPDFKWNLNMESTADWIATEDTITDFYTKTLAYAQTLRDGTEGGNPAPDPAPDPAPDPTADDLVIDRILPDAFSYRPVQYGLDGRIAFSIVAEGIGLVEVIEAPILKPPLLEEYQDVFDEVVTLLGSGSAFLDYAFLNDSTDAFTAIEDLTKLMLLENVLNKTDPAVVALEREIIEYIQVDASEIIEEGDDTTTTDAFEFTLNLKLVDPDGRVDEAKTDRLQIASIPPVVAPNIPETATVRTEYNRVLAELKPDATKSSDWGLNKAIVDSWATTGEPLTNEDFYSGGTEFAATQLAAFIDVAALNMDFELHPLKSSYIPATGDIAGTMDFIFTSAHLNQIEQIRVIIEKPDPVGDYNDVLNLAIEMLMSDTMLKDYQISDTRMPSDVALDLAVLSKAGLLNATTGNQRALAEYINFEFVENTTATPSTAINYNPTISRFDSGDIASKLTFFDVTLTLTDPVSGEITTVLLEKFAVPVYTVTLETPLHTAAVETLKNSHNAWGLNIINTESWSVFNDIEGFYSSSHEYLDNKYQRLLGDINEIIFEEVDPDDPDAKPEVVDVVKIIDQIIPIAKTYTPATASSDGFIDVIIVSTYFSKAETLTIPINLAPEYQEVFNVVTELVKPPAIEDPLNPSAPVQYEVLSDDNVIIFDRDTEEEIATGIEQMLKAKIMLSDELIGDMRVMAEDVEFDVTPLDYDAPQADPDYGFLEFHLTVSLADPINNTVYTTTFPETATIEIHLKVGDLEQFDNLAETLNTEDWGLNSSITGEWSVENDSASFYEDGIQFGSNAIENILNYENFLTVNGMPTNEYVIDKIYPLAASFKKATTEADGELRFTAVSTYFNTTDEIIVVIPKPDTVDPEPDPDPDDKGFDPYTFGLRTTLELTKFDNEYMMRAIDFLVKESIRRNTIPELRLDVGGKKDFASLELHGGVLNTLLLSDRAILTVVTKAGTIEFSTNALRSILNEAVDEVLDEDDESSAENIIIPEGKSIEITIDTDSRLTDDQDETIDKFPYWSIVVAVDGTELDEIEGVMELLLPYDMEGDEPSDVYLYEVTDNGKYSELGIQYDEDDETIKLDVKALGEFMVTEQNVRLNDLLLDRQRELDKRENDAEDRADDGFNQAYKPPTPIKNPFVDIIPTYWGYDSILSLYAQGLMSGATATLFKPNDPAARATIIDILYKIDGSSSQYDSALFNLYTDVDSDDWFADASNWARNTYVYTGFDDRTFRPYQAVTREELAMIIYNYMRYRGIGYNMATNLNVFRDGWHVSKDLTWPVGVVVYNRILVGSKEGDLRPLEIVSRVELAAVIDRLLALMNR
- a CDS encoding ribonuclease Z, with the protein product MLDICLLGTSGMAPLPDRYLTALLIRYGGKKVLIDCGEGTQVTMKIVGWGFKSIDIICITHYHGDHINGIAGVIMAMANSVRTEPLTIIGPPGLHRILNGLLIICTDLPFKLKILETEIATNTIEIGEFFITTIPLNHKIPCLGYSIEIKRPAKFMLDKAEFNKVPQPAWRYLQLGESVQMDGKTYTPDMVLGPPRKGFKVSYVTDSRPSDKIVSAVAESDLFVCESMYMDYPDLEQVKKYKHMLGVEAAQMAKEARVKNLWLTHYSPAVPTSSLNVAPATAIFEHTQLGVDRKTCTLTYED
- the tsaD gene encoding tRNA (adenosine(37)-N6)-threonylcarbamoyltransferase complex transferase subunit TsaD — its product is MQILAIETSCDETAVSIVKNGRETIANVIDSQIEKHKIFGGVVPEIASRMHIEKINACVQEALNHASLETIDAIAVTYGPGLVGALLVGVAFAKGLAFATQKPLVGVHHIEGHIAANYLEHHDLKPPFLCLVVSGGHTHLINVKTYTTFEIVGKTKDDAVGEAYDKVARTLGLQYPGGPKIDRLAATGDADSIKFPKAMLNDGYDFSFSGIKSAVLNYVNGEKMKEHEINAANVAASFQKSVVDILTHKTIKYAIANNIKTIVLAGGVAANSSLRSNMRSQATANNINLYYPSLSLCTDNAAMVGSAAYYSYIAGVRSNMSLNATPNLVVGAKPATGFSALHNNI
- a CDS encoding beta-galactosidase codes for the protein MRHIYIEDNTNEIQPLPFSGTSIYGETLGINSQCMTKDGKPWLPISGEFQYSRFSKTDWDKELRKIRACGVEIISSYVFWIHHEEEKDVYKFDDNCDIRKFAELCTRFGLKLILRMGPWITGECRNGGFPDWVLDLPDVHGKIHGDSPEFMKRVRLYFEEFYKQIKNEFWVDGGSIIGIQLDNEYSIHRAHNLENGVSYMKNLKQTLVNIGYKVPFYFYTAWNGALFHEQDALPVFGAYCDAPWSPLLVELDPLSRFLFADERNSDIYTTNTSETQAWLRSEYAKLIPTPYLTAELGGGMQPSLHRRILCEPDDTEALSVCMLGRGANMLGYYIFHGGTHPTGNLSFTNSVARKGVMSNTYPTKSYDFGAPIGEDNMLRHSYHALKKRHLMINELGEFLAMSVPTFPDDNATVNTDTESLRYCVRYDKTSGAGFLFINNHVRKRNMPMHIEEFTIHVNDKEIVIPPIRVMNHEMKIIPFNLPLGDARLISTNAQFLTKIGNRYFFYADDEPIYNMEGTAKITTLNSAEALYAWKFNNMLYISEDILYSRSNQLCIESKNPFGQYAYYNASGIRYLETYNVNGVENEYSVNFIEQQGDVKIYRLDLHKLNVSYVADILMTLKFIGDKIEVYDNKKLIGDYFTNGQDYSITLKRFNFPRELTVRVYKSAPRNTRYFDVPVAYGCELCQVKIENIYRVR
- a CDS encoding DUF6715 family protein, giving the protein MRKFIGIVIGVTVIASYFIYTKNLPTTNNLTNIAQKNFDQNLVDFTTQMEAGYPSTPEDVVTSYSDLLQLAYSEHADTEDIVALVEMMRTLYSSELLLLNDANKQVINLVADVENQREQANFLLQSSIARVEYLENTDEMTIIMTHTMTNFKITREYYVVKENDQWKIFSFKDVGVEQFSASDALGSDTLENQA